TACCATTACTCAGGGACTGTGTGCTCGGAGTACCGGCGAGGTGGGTGTAGTAGAGGCGATAACTGCGAGTTTTCACATGGGGTTTTCGAGTGCTGGCTACACCCAGCTCGTTACAGGACTGAGGCCTGCAAAGATGGAAAGAATTGTAAGAGAAAGGTCTGTTTCTTCGCTCATTCCCGTAAGCAGCTTCGGGTATTGCCTTTGCATTCACAAACCAATGGAACCCCAGATGTAAAGTTCTCGCCTCTGAACCATTGCTGCGTGTTTTGCCACTCTGCAACTTCTCCCACTTCTACCTTAATGGGCACGTCCCATTTTTCGCCGCCGGCGTCGCCGTCTCCCCCTCTGTCTCCGGTGAACCCCACATATTCTCCAATTTCTCGTTACAATGATCGCTCAACAAGCCTAGATTCGAGTAATATGAGCCAATTTCGACATGTAATGTTGAGCTACAACAAGGACGTTGTTGCGGAGCTGATGAGCTCTTTGGAAGCCATAAACATCAACGAAGCTTCACCCGAACATACCAACCCATTGGTCGACTCTTGTTTCGCCGGTGAAGATCATCAGCAGTTCATTCTCTCTCCATCAATCCCCAATGCTTCTGGGTCCAGGCATTTTTTCAATGGAGACTGTTCGAGCAAAAGCTCCATTGAGGATAAGCTCAGTAGTGAAAATGGCAGCTGGGCTTGTC
The window above is part of the Vitis riparia cultivar Riparia Gloire de Montpellier isolate 1030 chromosome 12, EGFV_Vit.rip_1.0, whole genome shotgun sequence genome. Proteins encoded here:
- the LOC117926293 gene encoding zinc finger CCCH domain-containing protein 2-like, with product MSGVSADQHKFFLSHQLFNKKTIDIPPRKLLSRRANSLESSDIFSDSPKALGAAGETLFQKFLPFNCGDDDESDPYSSDHFRMFEFKVRRCTRSRSHDWTDCPFAHPGEKARRRDPRRYHYSGTVCSEYRRGGCSRGDNCEFSHGVFECWLHPARYRTEACKDGKNCKRKVCFFAHSRKQLRVLPLHSQTNGTPDVKFSPLNHCCVFCHSATSPTSTLMGTSHFSPPASPSPPLSPVNPTYSPISRYNDRSTSLDSSNMSQFRHVMLSYNKDVVAELMSSLEAININEASPEHTNPLVDSCFAGEDHQQFILSPSIPNASGSRHFFNGDCSSKSSIEDKLSSENGSWACPDLGWVNDLLM